The following coding sequences are from one uncultured Desulfobacter sp. window:
- a CDS encoding 4-hydroxyphenylacetate 3-hydroxylase family protein, whose translation MNAKQYEESLRKLNLKVYMFGEKIENVVDDPIIRPSMNAVAATYEFSLMPEYEDLLTATSHLTGKTINRFCHIHQNTEDLVKKTKMGRLMGSLTGCCFQRCVGMDAINALSMTTFDIDAKYDTEYYARFNKYLAYVQENDLTCDGAMTDPKGDRSLPPHKQTDPDMFMHVVEETDDGIIVRGAKAHQTGAVNSHEIIVMPTISMRQEDADYAISFALPSDAEGITYIMGRQSCDKRKLESGQMDRGNRIYGGHEALVVFDNVFVPWERVFMCREYEFAGQLVEQFASYHRQSYACKAGVGDVLIGAAQVAAEYNGAHKASHIKDKIIEMNHLNETLFCGSVACAAQGHKEPSGTYLVDTLLANVCKQNVTRFPYEIARLAQDIAGGLMVTLPSEEDLRSETVGPLMEKYFKGNADVPTEDRMKILRLIENLTLGTAAVGYLTESMHGAGSPQAQRIMIARQTNMEAKKQVAKKLCGIDPE comes from the coding sequence ATGAATGCAAAGCAGTACGAAGAGAGTCTTAGAAAACTGAACCTGAAGGTCTATATGTTCGGGGAAAAAATAGAAAATGTGGTGGATGACCCCATCATACGGCCCTCAATGAATGCTGTGGCCGCCACCTACGAATTCTCCTTGATGCCCGAGTATGAAGATCTTCTCACGGCGACATCCCATCTGACCGGAAAAACCATCAACCGGTTCTGCCATATTCACCAGAACACCGAAGACCTTGTGAAAAAGACAAAAATGGGGCGGCTGATGGGCTCTCTTACCGGGTGCTGTTTCCAGCGCTGCGTGGGCATGGACGCCATCAATGCCCTCTCCATGACCACCTTTGACATTGATGCCAAATATGACACTGAGTATTATGCCCGGTTCAATAAATACCTGGCGTATGTCCAGGAAAACGATCTTACCTGTGACGGGGCCATGACCGATCCAAAGGGGGACCGGTCCCTGCCGCCCCACAAACAGACCGACCCCGACATGTTCATGCACGTGGTCGAAGAGACCGACGACGGGATCATTGTCCGGGGGGCCAAAGCCCATCAGACCGGGGCGGTCAACTCCCATGAAATCATTGTGATGCCCACCATTTCCATGCGCCAGGAAGATGCCGACTACGCCATCTCCTTTGCCCTGCCCAGTGACGCCGAAGGGATCACCTATATCATGGGCCGCCAGTCATGCGATAAAAGAAAATTGGAATCAGGCCAGATGGACCGGGGCAACCGGATCTACGGCGGTCACGAAGCCTTAGTTGTATTTGACAATGTATTTGTGCCCTGGGAGCGGGTATTCATGTGCCGTGAATATGAATTTGCAGGGCAGCTGGTGGAACAGTTTGCCTCTTACCACCGCCAGAGCTATGCCTGCAAAGCCGGGGTGGGCGACGTACTCATCGGTGCGGCCCAGGTGGCTGCCGAATACAACGGCGCCCATAAGGCCTCCCACATCAAAGACAAAATCATTGAGATGAACCATCTCAACGAAACCCTGTTCTGCGGCTCCGTGGCCTGTGCGGCCCAGGGTCACAAAGAGCCCTCGGGCACCTATCTGGTGGATACCTTGCTGGCCAATGTCTGCAAGCAGAATGTCACCCGCTTCCCCTACGAAATTGCACGCCTTGCCCAGGATATTGCCGGCGGCCTGATGGTCACCCTGCCCTCGGAAGAAGATCTTCGTTCCGAAACAGTGGGGCCGTTGATGGAAAAATATTTCAAAGGTAACGCCGATGTGCCCACCGAAGACCGGATGAAAATTTTGCGGCTTATTGAAAACCTGACCCTGGGAACTGCGGCGGTCGGGTATCTCACCGAATCCATGCACGGGGCAGGCTCTCCCCAGGCCCAACGGATCATGATTGCCCGCCAGACCAATATGGAAGCCAAGAAACAAGTGGCTAAGAAACTATGCGGGATCGATCCTGAGTAG
- a CDS encoding acetyl-CoA hydrolase/transferase C-terminal domain-containing protein: protein MNWKDYYREKTVTADQAARMVKSGDRLVAGHATASPETLLEALVANSSDLEDVEIVHMVSMGKSLYCRPEHHKAFRHNSLFAGSATRALIAQGKADYTPCFFKDIPGLFKNGMLPVDVAMITVSPPDKSGNVSLGVSVDYTLQAALSAKTVIAEVTPHMPSIPGTSFLHVSRIDAFVETDRHLIAMDPPAIGEVEKNIGANVAKLIQDGDCLQLGIGAIPDAVLTFLDGKKDLGIHSEMISDGVMHLAEKGVITCRKKNLHPYKIIITFAMGTPQFYQWLDNNSMVEIYPVDYTNDPFVVAQNDNLVSINSAISVDLLGQVAADTLGTKQFSGVGGQVDFVRGAKASKGGRSIIAIPATAAKGKVSRIVPALAQGQAVTTSRNDVDYVVTEFGIAQLRGKTVRQRAQTLIDIAHPDFKDNLTKEFEALYLTTA from the coding sequence ATGAACTGGAAAGATTATTACCGGGAAAAGACCGTCACAGCTGACCAGGCTGCAAGGATGGTTAAAAGCGGTGACCGCCTGGTGGCCGGTCACGCCACAGCTTCGCCCGAGACCCTGCTCGAAGCCCTGGTGGCCAACAGCAGCGATCTTGAGGATGTGGAGATCGTCCACATGGTCTCCATGGGCAAAAGCCTGTACTGCCGGCCCGAACACCACAAGGCGTTCCGTCACAACTCCCTGTTTGCAGGCAGTGCCACCCGGGCGCTCATTGCCCAGGGCAAGGCCGACTACACCCCTTGTTTTTTTAAAGATATCCCGGGCCTGTTTAAAAACGGGATGCTGCCGGTGGATGTTGCCATGATCACCGTCTCCCCGCCGGACAAATCAGGTAACGTCAGCCTTGGCGTTTCGGTGGATTATACACTCCAGGCGGCATTGAGTGCCAAGACCGTTATTGCTGAAGTGACCCCGCATATGCCCTCGATCCCAGGCACTTCATTTCTGCATGTCAGCCGAATTGATGCCTTTGTGGAAACCGACCGGCACCTGATTGCCATGGATCCGCCTGCCATCGGCGAGGTGGAAAAAAATATCGGGGCCAATGTGGCCAAGCTGATCCAGGACGGGGACTGCCTCCAGCTGGGTATCGGCGCCATTCCCGATGCGGTATTGACGTTTCTGGACGGTAAAAAGGATTTAGGCATTCACTCCGAGATGATCTCGGACGGTGTAATGCATCTGGCGGAGAAGGGGGTGATCACCTGCCGCAAAAAAAATCTGCACCCGTATAAGATCATCATCACCTTTGCCATGGGGACCCCCCAGTTTTACCAGTGGCTGGACAACAACTCCATGGTTGAGATCTATCCGGTGGACTACACTAATGATCCCTTTGTGGTGGCCCAAAACGACAATCTGGTCAGCATAAATTCCGCCATCTCCGTGGACCTGCTCGGCCAGGTGGCCGCGGATACCTTAGGAACCAAACAGTTCAGCGGTGTAGGCGGCCAGGTGGATTTTGTCCGGGGCGCCAAAGCCTCCAAGGGCGGCAGATCCATCATTGCCATCCCGGCCACGGCAGCCAAGGGCAAGGTATCCCGCATCGTGCCCGCCCTGGCCCAGGGACAGGCCGTCACCACCTCCAGAAATGACGTGGACTATGTGGTGACAGAATTCGGCATTGCCCAGCTGCGGGGAAAAACTGTAAGGCAGCGGGCCCAAACCTTAATCGACATTGCCCACCCTGATTTTAAAGACAATTTAACGAAGGAATTTGAGGCACTTTATCTTACAACCGCCTGA
- a CDS encoding N-acyl homoserine lactonase family protein yields MKLYFFEAGVLKSQKHFFTLNDGVGEQFDVPVPFVLIDHPKGKVLFDTGNALEVVNDKENHWGDILGAYDPVMSEEQWCVNAIEKVGVSAEDIDYVVLSHLHLDHAGGVGHFPNARYIVQRDELHFAYVPDPYMKLAYIRKDFDKDVDWYILNGWQDDGFDLFGDGAIKIYFTPGHTPGHQSMLVNLPESGPMFFAADACYTGQNLKDGTLPGLMWNAGETVRSVDRMRFFEQSQGVKVVTGHDPEAWKQVKQAPEFYS; encoded by the coding sequence ATGAAGCTTTACTTTTTTGAAGCCGGAGTCCTGAAAAGCCAGAAACATTTTTTTACGTTGAATGACGGTGTGGGAGAGCAGTTTGATGTGCCCGTTCCTTTTGTGCTCATTGACCATCCCAAAGGCAAGGTATTGTTTGATACGGGCAATGCCCTGGAAGTGGTCAATGACAAGGAAAACCACTGGGGGGATATCCTGGGGGCCTATGACCCGGTGATGAGTGAAGAACAATGGTGTGTGAATGCCATTGAAAAAGTAGGCGTCTCCGCCGAAGACATTGATTATGTGGTCCTGTCCCACCTTCATCTTGACCATGCCGGCGGTGTGGGGCATTTCCCCAACGCCAGATACATTGTCCAGCGTGATGAACTTCACTTTGCCTATGTGCCTGATCCCTATATGAAGCTTGCCTATATCAGAAAGGATTTTGACAAGGATGTGGACTGGTACATTCTCAACGGATGGCAGGATGACGGGTTTGACCTGTTCGGCGACGGGGCGATCAAAATCTATTTTACACCGGGGCACACCCCGGGCCACCAGTCCATGCTGGTCAATCTGCCCGAAAGCGGTCCCATGTTCTTTGCCGCAGACGCCTGTTACACCGGCCAGAACCTCAAGGACGGCACCCTGCCCGGCCTGATGTGGAATGCAGGAGAAACGGTTCGCTCGGTGGACCGCATGCGTTTTTTTGAACAATCCCAGGGGGTCAAGGTGGTGACCGGGCATGATCCTGAAGCCTGGAAGCAGGTAAAACAAGCGCCTGAGTTTTATTCATAA
- a CDS encoding TonB-dependent receptor has translation MDRKKSLLLLSCCLLCKLLLSAAPLWAQDTEETAVTKTQSITVTANKIEEDLQKVPQSITVMDEIILEEKGITDIPDLIREIPNMAAEEGIHGNAVSFRGLNPSMFTNKNPVVIYIDGVPIIDRYGFDASLANVQRVEVLRGPQGTLYGKDAIGGVINIVTKAPENSWHGMVGAEYGSENYMQGIFNMNGALMENTLYMGINGKYEQDDGWIDNSYPGVDGNESDQQQLSGYLLYKPTDRFTARLTLSMDNQTDSGTNGYALPAGSDFNDFNRDDAERSAFDVPTEVNIDSFSQSLNLSYTFDAITLTSTTTHRKQDIEGDYDADYQAGTLYDGLKQFNYSETETYTQELRLSSNNESGIRWVAGLYLDSENHKQGPYGMQYPYYDDSGTFYGNFDYNADSDTDSTTYAAFGQAMIPLGERFEVTLGGRYQHIDKEIDMDMYFLPVGTTGDPSFSYAGEKTWDIFLPKAALRYGLSDNWHTYVSYSQGYMPGGFNYFAASGSTEDNAFDPQKSTNYEIGIKGNVKNLRMAATVFYMDIEDVHVYKAYGNNYYTDNADSGHSQGIEIELAYQLTDTIELNGSVGFLEAEYDSYDAGDGISFDGQDIENTPSYTANVGISYRHPGGLYGRIDMRAKGETSFYNDADRTFVKEDAYAVFDAKIGYQTGGWDFYVYGKNLTDEAYITDFISNSTVMIAGFEEPLTVGVGVRYRF, from the coding sequence ATGGATCGAAAAAAAAGCCTGTTGCTGTTGTCCTGCTGTTTGTTGTGCAAGCTGCTTTTATCCGCGGCCCCGTTGTGGGCCCAGGATACCGAAGAGACGGCCGTCACCAAAACACAAAGCATTACCGTTACCGCCAATAAAATAGAGGAGGATCTTCAAAAAGTACCCCAGAGTATCACCGTTATGGATGAAATCATCCTGGAGGAGAAGGGAATTACCGATATTCCCGATTTGATCAGGGAAATACCCAACATGGCTGCCGAGGAAGGCATCCATGGAAACGCGGTGAGCTTCCGGGGACTGAACCCTTCCATGTTCACCAATAAAAATCCGGTGGTCATCTATATTGACGGGGTTCCCATTATCGACCGATACGGCTTTGACGCCTCCCTGGCCAATGTGCAACGGGTTGAGGTGCTGCGCGGTCCCCAGGGCACACTTTACGGCAAGGACGCCATTGGCGGGGTTATTAATATCGTGACCAAAGCACCTGAAAACAGCTGGCACGGCATGGTTGGCGCCGAATACGGCAGTGAAAACTACATGCAGGGCATATTCAACATGAACGGTGCACTGATGGAAAACACCCTTTATATGGGCATCAACGGAAAATATGAGCAGGATGACGGATGGATCGACAACTCCTATCCAGGAGTGGACGGGAATGAGTCCGACCAGCAGCAATTAAGCGGATACCTATTGTACAAGCCCACAGACAGGTTCACCGCAAGGTTGACACTTTCCATGGACAATCAAACGGATTCAGGGACCAATGGGTATGCATTGCCCGCCGGATCGGATTTCAATGATTTTAACAGGGATGATGCCGAACGTTCAGCCTTTGATGTGCCCACGGAAGTTAATATCGATAGTTTTTCCCAAAGTCTGAATTTAAGTTACACATTTGACGCAATCACCCTGACCTCCACCACCACACACAGAAAACAGGACATTGAAGGAGATTACGACGCCGATTACCAGGCTGGCACCCTGTACGACGGATTGAAACAGTTTAACTACAGTGAAACTGAAACATACACCCAGGAACTGCGCCTATCAAGTAACAACGAAAGCGGCATCCGCTGGGTAGCAGGTCTTTACCTGGATTCAGAAAATCATAAACAGGGTCCCTATGGGATGCAGTATCCCTATTACGACGATTCGGGCACCTTTTATGGAAATTTTGATTACAATGCCGACTCTGATACCGACAGCACCACCTATGCGGCATTTGGCCAGGCAATGATACCTTTGGGCGAACGATTTGAAGTTACCCTGGGCGGCAGGTATCAGCACATTGATAAAGAGATTGATATGGACATGTATTTTCTGCCGGTGGGAACCACCGGAGACCCCAGTTTTTCCTATGCCGGAGAAAAAACGTGGGATATCTTCTTGCCCAAGGCGGCGCTCCGTTACGGCCTAAGCGACAACTGGCATACCTATGTTTCATATTCCCAAGGGTATATGCCCGGCGGGTTTAACTACTTTGCAGCTTCCGGCTCGACCGAAGACAACGCCTTTGATCCCCAGAAATCAACAAACTACGAAATAGGAATCAAGGGAAATGTGAAGAATTTGAGGATGGCGGCCACCGTGTTCTACATGGATATTGAGGATGTGCATGTCTACAAGGCATACGGCAACAATTATTATACGGACAATGCCGACAGCGGCCATTCCCAGGGTATTGAGATAGAGTTGGCCTATCAACTCACCGATACCATTGAACTGAACGGTTCAGTGGGATTTTTAGAGGCTGAGTACGATTCCTATGATGCCGGGGACGGGATATCCTTTGATGGACAGGATATCGAGAACACCCCGTCATACACGGCGAACGTCGGTATCAGCTATAGACACCCCGGTGGACTGTACGGCCGCATCGACATGAGGGCGAAGGGCGAAACCTCTTTTTATAATGATGCCGACAGAACCTTTGTCAAGGAAGATGCATACGCTGTTTTTGATGCCAAGATCGGCTATCAAACCGGAGGATGGGATTTTTATGTGTATGGGAAAAACCTGACAGACGAAGCTTATATCACTGATTTTATATCTAATTCGACAGTGATGATAGCAGGATTCGAAGAACCGCTGACCGTTGGCGTCGGCGTGCGCTACCGGTTTTAA
- a CDS encoding HD domain-containing protein, translated as MSVDVEEKMLEITQAKKTFLEKYKRAKQLFSDLIESQKRLFNRDTQNTKENGESDKINVKDSVTAINEILEILYNTDRLILNSTKDYFSTDDYLFQHSLGVCYIGTIVLRRFNELFSGYIKNMLTNKFKENLKNCRPEDVLPFFYYPPEAVRTISMGYLVHDMGKIMIPDSLLNKKGELNRKELTEIQKHAGLYGTLFLKMNGISDVYVENIVNYHHAAMYRNETKAYPVYESSADLPPYVKICKLADIYSAMTLKRSYGEAINPTKVVYTIFRNYSGRDPILQLILYSFVKEIGTCPEGSILKLTNGQSVYVIKSQGPEVIIFTDKVGNTIEIPGKIIDLSSRDSKSHDLFIDNQHLPKTPVEMFNKLPGYLRTFHSE; from the coding sequence ATGTCCGTTGACGTCGAAGAAAAGATGCTCGAAATAACGCAGGCAAAAAAAACTTTTCTGGAAAAATACAAACGGGCCAAACAGCTGTTCAGCGACCTAATTGAAAGTCAAAAGCGACTTTTTAATCGAGACACCCAGAATACAAAAGAAAATGGGGAATCGGATAAAATAAACGTAAAAGACAGCGTTACCGCCATAAACGAAATCCTGGAGATACTGTATAATACAGATCGGTTGATCCTGAACAGCACCAAAGACTACTTCTCCACAGATGACTATCTTTTTCAACATTCATTGGGTGTCTGCTATATCGGGACCATTGTATTACGGCGCTTCAACGAACTGTTTTCCGGTTATATCAAGAACATGCTCACCAACAAATTTAAAGAGAATTTAAAAAACTGTAGACCGGAAGACGTATTACCGTTTTTTTACTACCCTCCGGAAGCCGTGCGAACCATCTCCATGGGCTATCTTGTCCACGATATGGGCAAAATAATGATTCCTGATTCCCTGTTAAACAAAAAAGGCGAATTGAACAGAAAAGAGCTCACAGAGATACAAAAACATGCAGGGCTATATGGCACTCTTTTTTTGAAAATGAACGGTATTTCCGACGTCTATGTGGAAAATATTGTTAACTACCACCACGCGGCAATGTATCGTAACGAAACAAAGGCTTATCCTGTTTATGAATCTTCTGCAGATCTGCCGCCCTATGTTAAAATCTGTAAACTAGCAGACATATACAGTGCCATGACGTTAAAACGAAGCTACGGCGAAGCGATAAATCCGACCAAAGTGGTCTATACCATTTTTCGGAACTACTCCGGACGCGACCCCATTTTACAACTTATTCTCTACTCCTTTGTTAAAGAGATCGGGACCTGTCCGGAAGGAAGCATCCTGAAGTTAACAAACGGACAGTCCGTTTACGTGATTAAGAGCCAGGGACCAGAGGTTATCATATTCACGGATAAGGTCGGCAATACAATTGAAATACCGGGAAAAATCATCGATCTTTCCAGCCGGGACAGCAAAAGTCACGATCTGTTTATTGACAATCAGCATCTTCCCAAAACACCGGTAGAAATGTTCAACAAGCTTCCCGGCTACCTCAGGACCTTTCATTCGGAATAA
- a CDS encoding TonB-dependent receptor: protein MKTATLDKEFRNHTGLLFCLANIMAILMVIAVLPAWAEENQTDRPETQIGDIVVTATKMSTEVDKIPTNITVITHEDIEKYPGHYNALTLLQEINIPGLYFPANGSGGGNAEAGISTRGNEISPWGTKVMINGVEFNRGNGYVRAGRLAIHDIERIEVTKTPSAEYGDNALGGVINIITRKAKAPVEAKAGLAFTSLGGGNGYSVLNGTRENWDYYLDASMVREDSYQDDGYYDGNNVYGKFGYSLNDNTQLAFHGSYKDSKGVYTTGLTREQFDQDPSRNPNTGPDKYYETEESLGALVYRQQLGPHELMGKMELQTSNYQMYWMGYNDVEAWQAHPEVNITFNHGIGNMANKLVAGTEYRYHDIDVKRYTATSFSDVGALNKSFSRKDISYAGYLQDELRITEALTVTGGIRYDYFDLEQTANTANSTSWAQKKGDFSPKFGFTYQLCDQANLFAGFNSGIKSPVRLAQWYTNGDLDPEKLRSYEVGLRGNISNGVDYNLALFWQEVTDKFVRQSADPDAQYENAGQTSSKGVELGVNAKFRNGLYASTSFTYQESKFDEFVSQGVNYSGKNMVGVPDIMFSFKLGYAQKMLGDISISPVYTGKRYFNYANTNEDDAFWVLNARYAKTIGRFELYVAANNLFDESAVGSGSGNPGNETLYPISGFSTIAGLNVTF, encoded by the coding sequence ATGAAGACCGCCACTCTGGATAAAGAATTTCGCAATCATACCGGTTTACTATTTTGTCTTGCCAATATTATGGCGATACTGATGGTCATTGCCGTACTGCCGGCATGGGCTGAAGAGAACCAAACAGACAGGCCGGAAACACAGATCGGCGACATCGTGGTTACCGCCACCAAGATGTCCACCGAGGTGGATAAAATACCCACCAACATCACCGTCATCACCCATGAAGATATTGAAAAATATCCGGGCCATTATAATGCTCTGACCCTACTGCAGGAAATAAATATACCCGGGCTCTATTTCCCTGCAAACGGCAGTGGCGGAGGAAATGCCGAAGCCGGTATAAGCACCCGGGGCAATGAAATATCGCCGTGGGGGACAAAGGTGATGATCAACGGCGTGGAGTTTAACCGGGGAAACGGATATGTCAGGGCCGGTAGATTGGCAATACACGATATCGAGCGCATTGAAGTGACCAAAACCCCGTCAGCCGAATACGGGGATAATGCCCTTGGCGGGGTTATCAACATCATCACGCGCAAGGCAAAAGCCCCCGTGGAGGCCAAGGCCGGTCTAGCCTTCACCAGTTTGGGCGGCGGCAATGGGTATAGTGTGCTCAATGGCACCCGGGAGAATTGGGATTACTACCTGGATGCCTCCATGGTACGCGAAGATTCCTACCAGGATGACGGATATTATGATGGAAACAACGTATACGGCAAATTTGGCTATTCGTTGAACGATAATACACAATTAGCCTTCCATGGGTCCTACAAAGATTCAAAGGGAGTATACACCACCGGACTGACCCGGGAGCAGTTCGACCAGGATCCGTCCCGGAATCCGAATACCGGACCTGACAAATACTATGAAACCGAAGAATCTCTGGGAGCACTTGTGTATAGACAACAACTGGGCCCCCATGAGTTGATGGGCAAAATGGAGTTACAGACGTCAAATTACCAAATGTACTGGATGGGGTATAATGACGTGGAAGCGTGGCAGGCACATCCTGAGGTGAACATAACCTTTAATCATGGTATTGGGAACATGGCCAACAAGCTTGTCGCCGGCACAGAGTATCGCTACCATGACATTGACGTAAAAAGATACACGGCAACCAGCTTTTCCGATGTGGGCGCACTTAATAAGTCTTTCTCACGCAAAGACATCAGTTATGCAGGGTATCTGCAGGATGAATTGAGAATCACCGAAGCGCTTACCGTGACCGGGGGGATTCGTTACGATTATTTTGATCTGGAGCAAACCGCCAACACGGCCAACAGCACCTCCTGGGCCCAGAAAAAAGGTGATTTCAGCCCCAAATTTGGCTTTACCTATCAACTGTGTGACCAGGCAAACCTGTTTGCCGGATTCAACAGCGGCATCAAAAGCCCGGTCAGGCTTGCGCAATGGTATACCAATGGAGACCTGGACCCGGAAAAACTGCGTTCCTATGAAGTGGGCCTGCGCGGCAATATTTCAAATGGGGTGGATTACAACCTGGCCCTTTTCTGGCAAGAGGTAACCGATAAGTTTGTCAGACAAAGCGCTGATCCGGATGCACAATATGAAAATGCCGGGCAGACCAGCTCAAAGGGGGTGGAACTTGGGGTTAATGCAAAATTTCGCAATGGCTTATACGCCTCAACAAGTTTCACCTATCAAGAATCCAAGTTCGATGAATTTGTCAGTCAAGGCGTTAATTACTCGGGGAAAAATATGGTTGGCGTACCGGATATTATGTTTTCCTTCAAGCTGGGTTATGCGCAAAAAATGTTGGGGGATATTTCAATAAGCCCCGTATATACGGGCAAGCGTTACTTTAACTATGCCAACACCAATGAGGATGACGCCTTTTGGGTACTGAATGCCAGGTATGCCAAAACCATCGGCCGGTTTGAGCTGTATGTTGCGGCCAACAACCTGTTTGATGAAAGTGCCGTTGGCAGCGGCAGTGGAAACCCGGGCAATGAAACCCTCTATCCGATTTCGGGATTCAGCACCATAGCCGGGCTTAATGTGACTTTCTAA
- a CDS encoding TonB-dependent receptor: MRQSKILLLFCCMCFGMALLDSPLRAKEFKDKAVMEMESITVTANKIEEDIQKVPQSITVMDEYLLEDKGITDVPDLIKQVPNMAITESGSGNAVSFRGLNTSLFTNNNPVVIYIDGVPIISRYGFDASLANVERVEVLRGPQGALYGKDAIGGVINIVTKTPENKWHGMIGSEYGSYNYMQGIFNMSGSLIADTLFMGINGKYEQDDGWIDNTNAQSSAAGNEFDKQQLSGYLLFTPTDRLSARLTLAMDNQSMSWINGYGMPAGTDISEFNRDDAEKVDFDMPTVNDIDCFSQSLHLSYAFDAVTLTSTTTHKKRDIEGDYDADYLAGNYYDGLIMYDYSETEAYTQELRVSSNNESGVRWVTGFYLDWEKHEQGPYGMQYPYYDNLGTFYGNFDFNAESDTDSTTYAAFGQAMIPIGERFELTLGGRYQHIEKEMDLDMYYLPVGTTGAPYFSVSGDKEWDVLLPKAAISFALNDNWQTYVSYSQGYMPGGFNYFASSGTAEDNSFDPQTSTNYELGIKGSVNRLRLAATLFYMDIEDVHVYKSDGINFYTDNADSGHSQGIELEFAYKLTNTIELTGSLGLIEAEYDTYDAGNGVSFDGQDIENTPAYTATAGVSYIHPNGLYGRVDMKAAGKTAFYADLDKDFVKEDAYITFNAKIGYRTGGWDFYVYGKNLTDEEYIVSYNSNASRSRAEFGDPLTAGLGIRYRF; the protein is encoded by the coding sequence ATGCGCCAAAGTAAAATTCTGCTGTTGTTCTGTTGCATGTGTTTCGGCATGGCTTTACTGGATTCCCCATTACGGGCCAAGGAGTTCAAAGATAAGGCGGTCATGGAAATGGAAAGTATTACAGTCACCGCCAATAAAATAGAGGAGGATATTCAAAAAGTACCCCAAAGCATCACCGTTATGGATGAGTATCTTCTGGAGGACAAGGGCATTACCGACGTTCCTGACCTTATTAAGCAAGTCCCCAACATGGCAATTACGGAAAGTGGCAGTGGCAACGCGGTGAGTTTCCGCGGGCTGAATACCTCCTTGTTTACCAACAACAATCCAGTGGTCATTTATATTGATGGAGTTCCCATCATAAGCCGGTATGGGTTTGATGCCTCCCTGGCCAATGTGGAACGGGTTGAAGTGCTGCGCGGCCCCCAAGGGGCGCTTTACGGAAAGGATGCCATTGGCGGCGTAATTAACATCGTCACCAAAACACCGGAAAACAAATGGCATGGCATGATTGGTTCCGAATACGGCAGCTACAATTATATGCAGGGCATATTCAATATGAGCGGTTCACTGATTGCAGACACCCTTTTCATGGGTATCAACGGTAAATACGAGCAGGATGACGGGTGGATCGACAATACCAATGCCCAATCGAGTGCGGCTGGAAATGAGTTTGATAAGCAGCAATTGAGCGGTTACCTTTTATTCACCCCAACCGACCGTCTTTCAGCAAGACTGACGCTTGCCATGGATAACCAAAGCATGTCATGGATCAATGGTTACGGCATGCCTGCCGGAACGGATATCAGTGAATTTAACAGGGATGATGCCGAAAAAGTCGACTTTGATATGCCCACCGTTAATGACATTGATTGTTTTTCACAAAGCCTGCATTTGAGCTATGCATTTGACGCAGTCACCCTGACATCTACCACAACGCACAAAAAACGGGATATCGAAGGGGATTACGATGCGGATTACCTGGCCGGCAACTATTACGACGGGCTGATCATGTATGACTATAGTGAAACCGAAGCATACACCCAGGAACTGCGCGTTTCAAGCAACAATGAAAGCGGCGTCCGCTGGGTGACCGGTTTTTACCTGGATTGGGAAAAACATGAACAGGGCCCTTATGGTATGCAATACCCCTATTATGACAATTTAGGGACCTTTTATGGAAATTTTGATTTTAATGCCGAATCGGATACCGACAGTACTACCTATGCTGCATTTGGCCAGGCAATGATACCTATAGGAGAGCGATTTGAGCTGACCCTGGGCGGCCGGTATCAGCATATTGAAAAAGAGATGGATCTGGATATGTATTATCTGCCGGTGGGAACCACCGGGGCACCCTATTTTTCCGTTTCCGGAGACAAAGAGTGGGATGTGCTTTTACCCAAGGCTGCAATTAGTTTCGCTTTAAACGATAACTGGCAGACTTATGTCTCGTATTCCCAAGGTTACATGCCCGGCGGATTTAACTACTTTGCCTCTTCCGGCACGGCTGAGGACAACTCCTTTGACCCCCAAACATCAACAAATTACGAATTAGGGATCAAAGGGAGTGTGAACCGGTTGCGGTTGGCAGCAACCTTGTTTTACATGGATATTGAAGATGTCCATGTCTACAAGTCAGATGGTATCAATTTTTATACGGATAATGCTGACAGCGGCCATTCCCAGGGTATTGAGCTGGAATTTGCCTACAAACTCACCAATACCATTGAGCTGACCGGTTCACTGGGGCTTATAGAGGCAGAATACGATACATATGATGCCGGGAACGGTGTCTCCTTTGATGGACAGGATATTGAGAACACCCCGGCCTATACGGCGACGGCCGGTGTTTCTTATATACATCCCAATGGGCTGTATGGGCGTGTTGATATGAAAGCGGCTGGAAAAACCGCTTTTTATGCCGACTTGGATAAGGATTTTGTCAAAGAAGACGCCTATATCACGTTTAATGCAAAAATCGGCTACAGAACAGGCGGCTGGGATTTTTATGTATATGGGAAAAATTTAACTGACGAGGAGTATATCGTCAGTTACAACTCAAATGCTTCACGTTCAAGGGCCGAGTTCGGTGATCCGTTGACCGCCGGTCTTGGCATTCGCTATCGTTTTTAA